In Spiroplasma chinense, the DNA window ATGCAAATTCGTTTGTTCAAGCAGCCAAAATAGTTGAAGAATTTTCAGAATGTGACATTATAGATATAAATATGGGTTGTCCTGCACCAAAAGTTGCTTTGCGTAGTCAAGCGGGAGCAAATCTTTTAAAACACCCGCAAAGAGTTGGCGAAGTTATTAAAGCTGTTGTAGATAATACATCAAAACCAGTCACAGTTAAAATGAGAATAGGTTGAGATGAAGACAACAAGAATGTAGTTGAACTTGCAAAAATCGCAGAAGCAAACGGAGCATCTGCAATAGCAATTCATGCAAGAACAAGAACGCAGTTTTATACTGGTAAAGCAGATTGAACTTGAATAAAAAAAGTTAAAGAAGCTGTAAAAATTCCTGTAATTGGAAATGGTGATGTGGTCGACGGACCAACTGCTAAAAAAATGTTGGATGAAACTGGTTGTGATGCAATAATGGTTGCAAGAGCAGCTCAAGGAAATCCATGAATTTTTAGAGAAATTCAACATTACTTAGATACTGGTGAAGAACTTGAAAAACCATCTTATGAAGAATGAAAAGAAACAATTCTAAGACACTCAGATCTTTTGATTGAAATGCGTGGAGAAGAATTTGCAATGAGAGAAATGCGGAAGCAAATGTTGTGATACATCGCAGTCCTTGGAAGAACACCAAAGACTTTGGAAATGAAAAGATACGCAACAGAATTACAAACAATAAACGATATTAAAAATATATTTGAAATATATGAAAAAAATTAGGAGAAGAAAACAATGAACGATAATTACGAAAGAAGTTTTACGGAGCAAGAGCAAATCCGTAGAAGTAAATATGAAAAACTTGTAGAAGAAGGAAGAGATCCTTTTAGAGAAACTTACTTTGATAGAACACATAATGCAGCTCAATTAATTGAGCAATTTGATAGCTTTTCAAAAGAAGAGTTAACTACAAAACAAGACCAAGAAATTTCAA includes these proteins:
- the dusB gene encoding tRNA dihydrouridine synthase DusB, with the translated sequence MKIKNVDIKGKVFLGPMAGTTNAAFRIICKEKGASLVYAEMVSTEGLVHNNKKTKTMIEVSDLEHPISLQIFGFDANSFVQAAKIVEEFSECDIIDINMGCPAPKVALRSQAGANLLKHPQRVGEVIKAVVDNTSKPVTVKMRIGWDEDNKNVVELAKIAEANGASAIAIHARTRTQFYTGKADWTWIKKVKEAVKIPVIGNGDVVDGPTAKKMLDETGCDAIMVARAAQGNPWIFREIQHYLDTGEELEKPSYEEWKETILRHSDLLIEMRGEEFAMREMRKQMLWYIAVLGRTPKTLEMKRYATELQTINDIKNIFEIYEKN